From the genome of Adhaeribacter pallidiroseus:
CGTATTGCGGGTCCAGCGTTTGCCAACTCGTAATAGCTAAAAGCTTCTGTTGGGGTAAAGCATAGGTTTTAAACGGACGGAGCGCCCGCAGTTCATTTTCTAATCCAGCCGCAATGATAAAATAACCCGGATAATTATTCTGGACTTGCCGCCAAACAACTTCGGATTGATGTTGCCTTTGTTGTTGCCAGCCCACCCGGTGGTTGATCTTGTAGAGTTGTGCCAGCAGTAAACACAAACCCAGCACCCGCGCGTAAACGGGCCGCTTAACCTGGTTAATAGCAACAGGCAGTGCTAGCAGGTGTACTAAAAGCAATAAGCTAATAGCGGGCGTGAATATGCGAGGAGGAATTTTAAAAAAAAGACCGGTAACAACCAAAATACTCCAAAAGTAAACATGGTAAAGGCCTAGCCAATACAAATCTTTTTTACGCCAAGAGAACCGGCTGTACCATAATAACCCAGCTATAAAACTTACCGCTAAAAACTGGTCGAAAACTAAATATTTTAAAAATTGCATAAGCTTGGCCAGTGCAACCTGTTGCCAGAAAAAATGACTATCCGCCGCGTGTTGCGTCAGGAATTTTGTGCTATTTTGATCGGCTAAAAACCATTGTTCAATACCCGCATACAATAATTTATCCGCCGGATTAACTGGCGGGGAACAGCACCAGTAATAATCCAGGATCTGGGATTTTAACACATCGTACCGGCGGTATTGCTTTTGAGCGGGGGTATCCTGCACCAGCATCACCATGCTTACGACAATACATCCGAATACAAAAGGCAACACCTGCCGAGCCGATTTTCTGAAAGAAAATGTTAAACCGGGAGAATAAAGCAACAGCGGCATTACCAGCAAAAAACCAAATACCGCTAAACTGGGCCGGATGCAAAACGCAACCAGCAACAAAAAACCAGGAATTAAAGCTTGCCTAAAAGTAAACGGCTTGCCCAACTGCCGATCTACCAGGGCCACTAGGCCCGCCATGCCGGCAAACAGAATGGGCAAGCGCGAGTAATTAAACCAAAATACGTGTTCGTACCAGTTCGCCAGGTACAAGAAAATCAGCAGCAGGTAAATTTTGCCGGGGCTATATCGCGGGCGCAAATGCTGATAAATCAACCAAAAAGCCAACCCGGTTATACTAAAAAGTAAACTATACAGAATAAGTCCGTACCAGGGTACATTGGGTAAAATCTGGTACAAAAAAGCCATACCCTGGCTAAACCCGTGCAGGTATAAGGTTAAATTAGGTAAAGGTTGCTGGTTAAAAACGCCGGAAATTAAAAAAGTAAGAATTACGTCGTCGTTGGTTTCGTAAAAACAACCGGTAAAAACATAAGTAAAAACAAAAAGCGCCAGGGTGAGCGTAAAAACAGAATAAAAACCAGCAAATCTGCTTCGATTCAAGGTACGCCAAGTTATAAATGAAAATTAAAAATGTATTTGGTAGGTATCCTGCACGACACCTCTGGCTCCGTAACTGCCTTTATTTCGTAACAAATTAAAATTTGTATGATAAGGCTCCCGGCTATCCTGGGAAGAGCCAAAACTAAGGTATTTCTTTTTATTTTGGTAAGTAGTTATAACGGTATCAATCAGTAAGTCGAGGGCGTGTTTTTGTTTACCTAACTCCGATGTAGCCATATACTGCAAATTAACTACCTGCGGATGAATAAATAACAAAACTCCTCCTACCAGTTCCTGGCCGGAATAAGCGACCAGTAATTTAATGTTTTCCGGAAAAGTCTGCAGTAAATATTGCATTTCGATGGTGGTGTGCGTAGGCGGTTTAATTCCCGCTTTGCGATACAAATCTGCCACTAATTGCATGTAAGAGGCAACGTCCTCCGATTGTTTTACCCGTAGATTTTGGGTTTTGGCCCGCCGCAAACATCGCTGTCGCAGCTTAAAATACAAAGGCGGCAAGGTTATATCCAGCACCGAAACAATGACACGCTGGGTTATACGGGCATTCTGCTGGTACAAACCAAATAAATCATCCTGAGTGGGTTGCATGAAGTACACGTACGGTTGTGGCTTGTAAATTAAACTACGGAATTTATGTTGCGTTAAGTAAATTTTTAAATTTTCGAAAAGCTGGAGCATCCTGTTCGTATCTACTGCCGGGGTCATAATAAACCCGCCAAAACTCAGGCCGTTGTGGGAAGCCACTACTTCCTCTGCTTCGTGCAAAGGCAATAAGGCAATTAATTTATGCTGCCGGAAAAACAATAAAGAATGATCCGTAAACTGGCTCTCGTGATACTCCATAAAAGTGCGGTCGAACAAAAAAGTGCCATTTACCGCTTGGGCGTTACAGGTATTCCACAAATCCTTAAAGCCACTATGATACCTTTGTATTTCCATTTCAGTCGCCGTTCTGCGCCAAATTAACTTAAAAAAGTTTTTGCTGCCACTGTATCAGAATGGCAGCTAATTTATAGACACCATTCAAGCTTTGTAATTGCTGTAAAAGCTGAGCAAGCGCTAAAGCTTCTTTAAAATTACAGGTACTCACGGCTTTTCTGAATTCGTACTTAACGCGAAAGGTTAATGCGGCATTTTCTTGGGTAGTACGGTTTAATTGCAGGGCTGTTTGGCATACCAATACCGTAGAAGCTAGTTGTTTATCCTGCTTTTTGTATAATTGCCGGGATTGTTGCTGCGGATGGAGCCGGCGCTTCGTGAGTATTTTATCTAAAAAGTAATATTGAAAATACCTGCTGGAGCGTACCCAGAAATCAAAGTCTTCGTAGACCAGTTCCTCATTATAGCCATTTAGCTTTTCTAACACGGTGCGTTTAATAAGCATGGTAGGGGTTGATATAAAATATTTTCTAACTAAAAATTCGTAAATCCACCCACTTACCGGCTCTAGGTAGCGCTTTCCATTCGGTAAAATCTGATAGAAGGGTCGAATAGGTTGCGAAGCTTCGTTGATCAGGATGGCATTGGTATAGACTACTCCGTAATCCTCCGGTAAATCGGCAA
Proteins encoded in this window:
- a CDS encoding glycosyltransferase family 2 protein — protein: MIIPVPVVSVICLCYNHERFLAEALDSVLAQTYPNIEIIILDDASTDNSVAIIQEYCRRFPHLQFIQNSSNLGSCRAFNRAFKQSTGKYIIDFATDDVLLPNRITEQVQCFADLPEDYGVVYTNAILINEASQPIRPFYQILPNGKRYLEPVSGWIYEFLVRKYFISTPTMLIKRTVLEKLNGYNEELVYEDFDFWVRSSRYFQYYFLDKILTKRRLHPQQQSRQLYKKQDKQLASTVLVCQTALQLNRTTQENAALTFRVKYEFRKAVSTCNFKEALALAQLLQQLQSLNGVYKLAAILIQWQQKLF
- a CDS encoding GNAT family N-acetyltransferase, which codes for MEIQRYHSGFKDLWNTCNAQAVNGTFLFDRTFMEYHESQFTDHSLLFFRQHKLIALLPLHEAEEVVASHNGLSFGGFIMTPAVDTNRMLQLFENLKIYLTQHKFRSLIYKPQPYVYFMQPTQDDLFGLYQQNARITQRVIVSVLDITLPPLYFKLRQRCLRRAKTQNLRVKQSEDVASYMQLVADLYRKAGIKPPTHTTIEMQYLLQTFPENIKLLVAYSGQELVGGVLLFIHPQVVNLQYMATSELGKQKHALDLLIDTVITTYQNKKKYLSFGSSQDSREPYHTNFNLLRNKGSYGARGVVQDTYQIHF